A DNA window from Candidatus Hydrogenedens sp. contains the following coding sequences:
- a CDS encoding sialidase family protein produces the protein MKYPCFTLYFFFISMIVFVSFSYAEEENLIKAIEPSCAFSYDGDDFCWFHPRVATVPVIKNNGYSRVLMTLQKHLMVSDYYSGMFISYTDDGGKTWMEPQPVPELDWVKDENGHIVSVCDVTPGWHPQTKKYIAIGIRLRYDDKGHQVRDRNGCLEGAYTIFDPEKNSWIKWKSLELGGELKDTFSIMPGCTQWIIEPDGTILLPIYFAKTQEDNNNNYSATVLRLKFDGEKLIYMEHGNIITHNVPRGMCEPSLAKYKDRYYLTIRNDERGYVTWSKDGLNYEPIQPWLFDDGSELGSYNTQQHWAVHSDGLFLVYTRKGANNDHIIRHRAPLFIAQVNTDTDKIFVIRKTEQIVFPERGATMGNFGVSAVSPEETWVTVGEGMFNKDAKQRGAKGCVLVGRIIWAKPNQQVISYLPSFPK, from the coding sequence ATGAAATATCCCTGTTTTACATTATATTTTTTCTTTATATCTATGATTGTTTTCGTTTCGTTTTCTTATGCTGAGGAAGAAAACCTTATAAAGGCTATAGAGCCATCGTGTGCTTTTAGTTATGATGGGGATGACTTTTGTTGGTTCCATCCGCGGGTAGCGACAGTTCCTGTTATAAAAAATAACGGCTATTCGCGTGTGCTTATGACCCTGCAAAAACATTTGATGGTATCAGATTATTACTCCGGTATGTTTATCTCTTATACGGATGATGGGGGCAAAACATGGATGGAGCCTCAACCCGTCCCGGAATTAGATTGGGTAAAGGATGAAAATGGGCATATAGTAAGTGTTTGCGATGTTACACCGGGTTGGCACCCTCAAACCAAGAAATATATTGCTATCGGGATACGTTTGCGTTACGATGATAAAGGTCATCAGGTTCGGGACCGTAATGGCTGTTTGGAAGGGGCATATACTATCTTTGACCCTGAAAAAAATTCATGGATAAAATGGAAAAGTTTAGAGTTAGGTGGAGAATTGAAGGATACTTTTTCCATTATGCCCGGTTGCACGCAATGGATAATTGAACCGGATGGAACCATTCTCCTTCCTATTTATTTCGCAAAGACCCAGGAGGACAATAACAATAATTATTCCGCAACGGTGCTTCGATTGAAATTTGATGGGGAAAAACTTATTTATATGGAGCATGGGAATATTATTACACATAATGTTCCTCGCGGTATGTGCGAACCTTCTCTGGCAAAGTATAAGGATAGATATTACCTTACTATCAGAAATGATGAACGAGGATATGTAACATGGAGTAAGGATGGGTTAAATTATGAGCCTATACAGCCCTGGCTGTTTGACGATGGAAGTGAATTGGGCAGTTATAATACGCAACAGCACTGGGCAGTGCATAGCGACGGATTATTTCTCGTTTATACAAGGAAAGGTGCAAATAACGACCATATTATCCGACATCGGGCTCCTTTGTTTATTGCTCAGGTTAATACAGATACGGACAAAATATTTGTTATTCGTAAAACGGAACAAATTGTTTTTCCCGAACGCGGAGCCACTATGGGAAATTTTGGAGTTTCTGCTGTCTCTCCCGAAGAAACTTGGGTAACTGTGGGTGAGGGAATGTTCAACAAAGATGCAAAACAACGAGGGGCAAAAGGTTGTGTGCTTGTAGGTAGAATTATTTGGGCTAAACCCAATCAGCAAGTCATTTCTTATTTGCCCTCATTCCCAAAATGA